The Siniperca chuatsi isolate FFG_IHB_CAS linkage group LG2, ASM2008510v1, whole genome shotgun sequence genome window below encodes:
- the LOC122887291 gene encoding blue-sensitive opsin-like isoform X6 yields MFHAVSGSSHLFDNRPSSTAPTRKMAGRVLFGISPVPSFKGKMKHNRATELPEDFWIPVALDTDNITSLSPFLVPQDHLASPGTFHAMAVYMFFIFTVGTAINLLTVACTIQYKKLRSHLNYILVNMAMANLLVSVVGSFTGFCSFASRYFVFGPLACKIEGFMVTLGGMVGLWSLAVVAFERWLVICKPLGNFIFKPDHALACCLFTWVFALIASVPPLVGWSRYIPEGLQCSCGPDWYTTNNKYNNESYVMFLFCFCFAVPLTTIIFCYGQLLITLKMAAKAQAESVSTQKAEKEVTRMVVVMVLGFLVCWSPYTTFALWVVNNRGQPFDLRFATIPAIFAKSSAVYNPVIYVLLNKQFRSCMMKMLGMGGGEDEESSTQSVTEVSKVGPA; encoded by the exons TGTGCTGTTTGGGATTTCTCCTGTGCCAAGCTTCAAG GGCAAAATGAAGCACAACCGTGCCACGGAGCTTCCAGAGGATTTCTGGATCCCCGTCGCTCTGGACACGGACAACATCACGTCTCTGAGCCCCTTCCTGGTCCCCCAGGACCATCTAGCAAGCCCAGGCACCTTCCATGCAATGGCCGTAtacatgttttttatatttactgtgGGCACTGCCATCAATCTGCTCACAGTTGCATGCACCATCCAATACAAGAAGCTCCGGTCCCACCTCAACTACATCCTGGTGAACATGGCTATGGCAAACCTTCTCGTGTCCGTTGTGGGCTCCTTCACTGGCTTTTGCTCCTTTGCGTCCAGATATTTCGTCTTCGGCCCACTAGCATGCAAGATTGAAGGTTTTATGGTAACGCTTGGTG GTATGGTAGGCCTTTGGTCTCTTGCTGTGGTAGCTTTTGAAAGATGGCTGGTCATCTGTAAGCCACTCGGTAACTTTATTTTCAAGCCTGACCATGCTTTAGCCTGCTGCTTATTCACGTGGGTGTTTGCACTGATTGCCTCAGTTCCTCCACTGGTCGGATGGAGCAG GTATATCCCAGAAGGCCTGCAGTGCTCCTGTGGTCCAGACTGGTAcaccacaaacaacaaatacaacaatgaaTCCTACGTGATGTTCCTTTTCTGCTTCTGCTTTGCTGTTCCCCTCACCACCATTATCTTCTGCTATGGTCAGCTCCTCATTACACTGAAAATG GCAGCAAAGGCCCAAGCTGAGTCTGTCTCCACCCAGAAGGCAGAGAAGGAGGTGACCAGGATGGTGGTCGTCATGGTGCTGGGCTTCTTGGTGTGCTGGTCACCTTACACCACCTTTGCTCTTTGGGTTGTCAACAATCGTGGGCAGCCTTTTGACCTGAGATTCGCTACTATACCGGCCATCTTTGCTAAGTCCTCTGCAGTCTACAACCCAGTTATCTATGTTCTCCTCAATAAACAG TTCCGTTCATGCATGATGAAGATGCTGGGGATGGGTGGAGGTGAGGATGAAGAGTCGTCGACACAGTCAGTGACCGAAGTCTCTAAAGTTGGGCCTGCTTAG
- the LOC122887291 gene encoding blue-sensitive opsin-like isoform X5 — MWVDALGSHFTQLSVCLPAAQRTCIRKDKRGQEQETNKHTLEPLGKMKHNRATELPEDFWIPVALDTDNITSLSPFLVPQDHLASPGTFHAMAVYMFFIFTVGTAINLLTVACTIQYKKLRSHLNYILVNMAMANLLVSVVGSFTGFCSFASRYFVFGPLACKIEGFMVTLGGMVGLWSLAVVAFERWLVICKPLGNFIFKPDHALACCLFTWVFALIASVPPLVGWSRYIPEGLQCSCGPDWYTTNNKYNNESYVMFLFCFCFAVPLTTIIFCYGQLLITLKMAAKAQAESVSTQKAEKEVTRMVVVMVLGFLVCWSPYTTFALWVVNNRGQPFDLRFATIPAIFAKSSAVYNPVIYVLLNKQFRSCMMKMLGMGGGEDEESSTQSVTEVSKVGPA; from the exons ATGTGGGTCGATGCCTTGGGCTCTCATTTCACCCAACTGTCCGTATGTCTCCCTGCAGCACAGCGTACCTGTATCAGAAAGGACAAGAGAGGGCAGgaacaagaaacaaacaaacacactttagAACCATTG GGCAAAATGAAGCACAACCGTGCCACGGAGCTTCCAGAGGATTTCTGGATCCCCGTCGCTCTGGACACGGACAACATCACGTCTCTGAGCCCCTTCCTGGTCCCCCAGGACCATCTAGCAAGCCCAGGCACCTTCCATGCAATGGCCGTAtacatgttttttatatttactgtgGGCACTGCCATCAATCTGCTCACAGTTGCATGCACCATCCAATACAAGAAGCTCCGGTCCCACCTCAACTACATCCTGGTGAACATGGCTATGGCAAACCTTCTCGTGTCCGTTGTGGGCTCCTTCACTGGCTTTTGCTCCTTTGCGTCCAGATATTTCGTCTTCGGCCCACTAGCATGCAAGATTGAAGGTTTTATGGTAACGCTTGGTG GTATGGTAGGCCTTTGGTCTCTTGCTGTGGTAGCTTTTGAAAGATGGCTGGTCATCTGTAAGCCACTCGGTAACTTTATTTTCAAGCCTGACCATGCTTTAGCCTGCTGCTTATTCACGTGGGTGTTTGCACTGATTGCCTCAGTTCCTCCACTGGTCGGATGGAGCAG GTATATCCCAGAAGGCCTGCAGTGCTCCTGTGGTCCAGACTGGTAcaccacaaacaacaaatacaacaatgaaTCCTACGTGATGTTCCTTTTCTGCTTCTGCTTTGCTGTTCCCCTCACCACCATTATCTTCTGCTATGGTCAGCTCCTCATTACACTGAAAATG GCAGCAAAGGCCCAAGCTGAGTCTGTCTCCACCCAGAAGGCAGAGAAGGAGGTGACCAGGATGGTGGTCGTCATGGTGCTGGGCTTCTTGGTGTGCTGGTCACCTTACACCACCTTTGCTCTTTGGGTTGTCAACAATCGTGGGCAGCCTTTTGACCTGAGATTCGCTACTATACCGGCCATCTTTGCTAAGTCCTCTGCAGTCTACAACCCAGTTATCTATGTTCTCCTCAATAAACAG TTCCGTTCATGCATGATGAAGATGCTGGGGATGGGTGGAGGTGAGGATGAAGAGTCGTCGACACAGTCAGTGACCGAAGTCTCTAAAGTTGGGCCTGCTTAG
- the LOC122887350 gene encoding blue-sensitive opsin-like, with product MRANRGMELPEDFWIPVSLDTDNITSLSPFLVPQSHLGDSATFYAMAGFMFFVFVVGTGINTVTIACTIKYKKLRSHLNYILVNLAVANLLVSVVGSFTACCSFASKYFIFGPLACKIEGFLATLGGMVSLWSLAVVAFERWLVICKPLGNFIFKPDHALACCLFTWVFALIASVPPLVGWSRYIPEGLQCSCGPDWYTTNNKYNNESYVMFLFCFCFAVPLTTIIFCYGQLLITLKMAAKAQAESVSTQKAEKEVTRMVVVMVLGFLVCWLPYASFALWVVNNRGQPFDLRLATIPSCFSKASAVYNPVIYILFNKQFRSCMMTMLGMGGGEEESSSTQSVTEVSKVGPA from the exons atgaggGCAAATCGTGGCATGGAGCTGCCAGAGGACTTCTGGATACCCGTCAGTCTGGACACCGACAACATCACGTCGCTTAGTCCTTTCCTGGTTCCTCAGAGCCACTTGGGGGACTCGGCCACCTTCTACGCCATGGCTGGATTCATGTTCTTCGTATTTGTAGTTGGCACTGGCATTAACACCGTCACCATTGCATGCACTATCAAATACAAGAAGCTCCGGTCCCATCTCAACTACATTCTGGTGAACTTGGCAGTGGCAAACCTTCTTGTGTCTGTTGTGGGCTCCTTCACGGCATGCTGCTCCTTTGCATCCAAATATTTTATCTTCGGACCACTAGCATGCAAGATTGAAGGTTTTTTGGCTACACTTGGTG GTATGGTAAGCCTGTGGTCTCTTGCTGTGGTAGCTTTTGAAAGATGGCTGGTCATCTGTAAGCCACTCGGTAACTTTATTTTCAAGCCTGACCATGCTTTAGCCTGCTGCTTATTCACGTGGGTGTTTGCACTAATCGCCTCAGTTCCTCCACTGGTCGGATGGAGCAG GTATATCCCAGAAGGCCTGCAGTGCTCCTGTGGTCCAGACTGGTAcaccacaaacaacaaatacaacaatgaaTCCTACGTGATGTTCCTTTTCTGCTTCTGCTTTGCTGTTCCCCTCACCACCATTATCTTCTGCTATGGTCAGCTCCTCATTACACTGAAAATG GCAGCAAAGGCCCAAGCTGAGTCTGTCTCCACCCAGAAGGCAGAGAAGGAGGTGACCAGGATGGTGGTCGTCATGGTGCTGGGCTTCTTGGTGTGCTGGTTGCCTTATGCCTCCTTTGCTCTTTGGGTTGTGAATAACCGTGGGCAACCATTCGACCTGAGATTAGCGACCATACCTTCTTGCTTCTCGAAGGCCTCTGCAGTCTACAACCCAGTTATCTATATTCTCTTCAATAAACAG TTCCGTTCATGCATGATGACGATGCTGGGGATGGGTGGAGGTGAGGAGGAATCCTCATCAACACAATCGGTGACTGAAGTCTCCAAAGTTGGGCCTGCTTAG